The following are from one region of the Salmo trutta chromosome 22, fSalTru1.1, whole genome shotgun sequence genome:
- the LOC115158786 gene encoding receptor-type tyrosine-protein phosphatase C-like isoform X2 — MAGLYGLKILLLCTGLIELAICDVETSSTGSTAEIPPQATVAITNKPPSIPTTTLNSQTASNSATPPPIKDQDKSSISTPSPTQPTKNVNDSTGPLLPNTTTITTTTTTTLSPPLSLLTPTSNIITLNQTQAFPTNTSTSQTQALPTNNSTSPSPSLPTNNSTSPSPSLPTSTPPIHKQTSPASTLTSTTAIPTGSQTKPTPPKCTYTVKPVKYGFQIDLIPSTNDTYNISYQDETRQTPVWRQLVNPTREVKSLKPCSIYTLMEIQPACELEGNRTLTTWKLEEDDIVEDIDCIPGSICYLSDWDISEAIPMSVEKSQMRSHTCRNRSNKLCFELRPDDFCSEVNRNFAPETCANFTKTKLIPVESFLHAQKIVLVPPERLPAEIKWENEPMKCNGTLAINYTCKEQKNNILKTSELEPFTNYTCTGRINHANRTIENTTSFRIECDVVIKAKKESTNISISLEWEISSVKCRPSDLQHLTYNCCCENSTSNKPVCSKSKTKKCVINGLDAYTNYACSIQPVKYKETTINIPKKVLPSIQTATGVPDMVDDPNVTWTQNNAFIIKCTPLQPNKWRGKERLYIATITGSGLPKTQKHKNCSFTFEDLSYLTDYTVQIFTHNGKHQSKPREKHIVTRSVIGFLVFLIVLMSLALFCKIILQRKKSNITSETKTTVMFISGTVPLPRGFRLVKTDAWYTLT, encoded by the exons ATGGCAGGTCTCTATGGACTGAAGATCCTGCTGCTGTGTACTGGGCTCATAGAGCTGGCCATAT GTGACGTGGAAACAAGTTCCACAG GCTCCACAGCAGAAATACCCCCACAAGCAACAGTAGCCATCACCAACAAACCCCCAAGCATTCCCACCACAACTTTAAACTCTCAGACAGCATCCAACTCAGCCACTCCTCCACCCATAAAGGACCAAG ACAAAAGCAGCATCTCCACTCCTTCACCCACACAACCCACCAAGAATGTAAACGACTCCACAG GCCCTTTACTTccaaacaccaccaccatcaccacgaCGACCACTACCACCCTCTCACCTCCACTCAGTTTGCTTACCCCCACCTCAAACATCATCACCCTCAACCAAACCCAGGCCTTTCCTACAAACACCTCCACCTCTCAAACCCAGGCTTTGCCTACAAACaactccacctctccatctccatctttgCCTACAAACaactccacctctccatctccatctttgCCTACAAGCACTCCACCCATCCACAAACAAACCTCACCTGCAAGCACCCTGACTTCCACTACAGCTATCCCCACAG GCAGCCAGACTAAACCAACACCACCAAAGT GTACATACACGGTCAAGCCTGTTAAATATGGCTTTCAGATTGATTTAATCCCCTCAACCAACGACACATACAACATATCGTACCAGGATGAAACACGACAAACCCCTGTTTGGCGTCAACTGGTGAACCCCACTAGAGAGGTGAAGTCATTGAAGCCTTGCAGTATCTACACATTGATGGAGATTCAGCCTGCATGTGAACTCGAAGGAAACAGAACTCTGACCACTTGGAAATTGG AAGAAGACGACATTGTGGAAGACATTGACTGCATACCAGGGTCTATTTGCTATTTGAGTGACTGGGATATCAGTGAAGCAATTCCGATGAGCGTTGAGAAATCCCAAATGAGATCCCACACATGCAGAAACAGGTCCAATAAGCTATGTTTTGAGCTAAGACCGGACGACTTCTGCTCAGAAGTCAATAGAAACTTTGCTCCAGAGACGTGTGCCAACTTTACCAAAACAAAACTCATCCCCGTCG AAAGTTTCCTACATGCCCAAAAAATTGTCCTGGTACCGCCTGAACGACTTCCTGCAGAAATAAAGTGGGAAAATGAGCCAATGAAATGTAATGGGACTCTAGCCATTAATTACACCTGCAAGG AACAAAAgaacaacattttgaaaacatCTGAGTTGGAACCCTTCACAAACTACACTTGTACCGGGCGTATTAACCACGCCAATAGAACAATTGAAAATACCACTTCATTTAGGATTGAGTGTG ATGTGGTCATAAAAGCTAAGAAGGAATCCACAAATATCTCCATCAGTCTGGAATGGGAGATATCCTCTGTTAAGTGCCGACCCTCTGACCTTCAGCACCTCACATACAACTGCTGCTGTGAAAATAGTACAAGTAATAAACCTG TTTGCAGCAAATCTAAAACAAAGAAATGTGTCATCAATGGCCTGGATGCGTACACAAATTATGCCTGCTCTATACAGCCAGTAAAGTACAAGGAGACAACCATCAACATACCTAAAAAAGTACTACCATCAATCCAGACTGCTACTGGAG TGCCTGATATGGTGGACGACCCGAATGTAACTTGGACTCAGAATAATGCTTTTATCATTAAATGTACGCCATTACAGCCAAATAAGTGGAGGGGAAAGGAAAGGTTGTACATTGCAACAATCACTGGGTCTGGTCTTCCTAAGACACAAAAACATAAAAATTGCAGTTTTACATTTGAGGACCTCAGTTATTTAACAGACTATACAGTTCAG ATCTTTACACACAATGGGAAACATCAGAGTAAACCAAGAGAAAAACACATTGTTACTCGCT CTGTGATTGGGTTCCTTGTGTTCCTCATCGTCCTGATGTCTCTGGCTCTCTTCTGCAAGATCATCCTGCAGCGTAAGAAGTCCAA
- the LOC115158786 gene encoding receptor-type tyrosine-protein phosphatase C-like isoform X1 produces the protein MAGLYGLKILLLCTGLIELAICDVETSSTGSTAEIPPQATVAITNKPPSIPTTTLNSQTASNSATPPPIKDQDKSSISTPSPTQPTKNVNDSTGPLLPNTTTITTTTTTTLSPPLSLLTPTSNIITLNQTQAFPTNTSTSQTQALPTNNSTSPSPSLPTNNSTSPSPSLPTSTPPIHKQTSPASTLTSTTAIPTGSQTKPTPPKCTYTVKPVKYGFQIDLIPSTNDTYNISYQDETRQTPVWRQLVNPTREVKSLKPCSIYTLMEIQPACELEGNRTLTTWKLEEDDIVEDIDCIPGSICYLSDWDISEAIPMSVEKSQMRSHTCRNRSNKLCFELRPDDFCSEVNRNFAPETCANFTKTKLIPVESFLHAQKIVLVPPERLPAEIKWENEPMKCNGTLAINYTCKEQKNNILKTSELEPFTNYTCTGRINHANRTIENTTSFRIECDVVIKAKKESTNISISLEWEISSVKCRPSDLQHLTYNCCCENSTSNKPVCSKSKTKKCVINGLDAYTNYACSIQPVKYKETTINIPKKVLPSIQTATGVPDMVDDPNVTWTQNNAFIIKCTPLQPNKWRGKERLYIATITGSGLPKTQKHKNCSFTFEDLSYLTDYTVQIFTHNGKHQSKPREKHIVTRYNDKAVIGFLVFLIVLMSLALFCKIILQRKKSNITSETKTTVMFISGTVPLPRGFRLVKTDAWYTLT, from the exons ATGGCAGGTCTCTATGGACTGAAGATCCTGCTGCTGTGTACTGGGCTCATAGAGCTGGCCATAT GTGACGTGGAAACAAGTTCCACAG GCTCCACAGCAGAAATACCCCCACAAGCAACAGTAGCCATCACCAACAAACCCCCAAGCATTCCCACCACAACTTTAAACTCTCAGACAGCATCCAACTCAGCCACTCCTCCACCCATAAAGGACCAAG ACAAAAGCAGCATCTCCACTCCTTCACCCACACAACCCACCAAGAATGTAAACGACTCCACAG GCCCTTTACTTccaaacaccaccaccatcaccacgaCGACCACTACCACCCTCTCACCTCCACTCAGTTTGCTTACCCCCACCTCAAACATCATCACCCTCAACCAAACCCAGGCCTTTCCTACAAACACCTCCACCTCTCAAACCCAGGCTTTGCCTACAAACaactccacctctccatctccatctttgCCTACAAACaactccacctctccatctccatctttgCCTACAAGCACTCCACCCATCCACAAACAAACCTCACCTGCAAGCACCCTGACTTCCACTACAGCTATCCCCACAG GCAGCCAGACTAAACCAACACCACCAAAGT GTACATACACGGTCAAGCCTGTTAAATATGGCTTTCAGATTGATTTAATCCCCTCAACCAACGACACATACAACATATCGTACCAGGATGAAACACGACAAACCCCTGTTTGGCGTCAACTGGTGAACCCCACTAGAGAGGTGAAGTCATTGAAGCCTTGCAGTATCTACACATTGATGGAGATTCAGCCTGCATGTGAACTCGAAGGAAACAGAACTCTGACCACTTGGAAATTGG AAGAAGACGACATTGTGGAAGACATTGACTGCATACCAGGGTCTATTTGCTATTTGAGTGACTGGGATATCAGTGAAGCAATTCCGATGAGCGTTGAGAAATCCCAAATGAGATCCCACACATGCAGAAACAGGTCCAATAAGCTATGTTTTGAGCTAAGACCGGACGACTTCTGCTCAGAAGTCAATAGAAACTTTGCTCCAGAGACGTGTGCCAACTTTACCAAAACAAAACTCATCCCCGTCG AAAGTTTCCTACATGCCCAAAAAATTGTCCTGGTACCGCCTGAACGACTTCCTGCAGAAATAAAGTGGGAAAATGAGCCAATGAAATGTAATGGGACTCTAGCCATTAATTACACCTGCAAGG AACAAAAgaacaacattttgaaaacatCTGAGTTGGAACCCTTCACAAACTACACTTGTACCGGGCGTATTAACCACGCCAATAGAACAATTGAAAATACCACTTCATTTAGGATTGAGTGTG ATGTGGTCATAAAAGCTAAGAAGGAATCCACAAATATCTCCATCAGTCTGGAATGGGAGATATCCTCTGTTAAGTGCCGACCCTCTGACCTTCAGCACCTCACATACAACTGCTGCTGTGAAAATAGTACAAGTAATAAACCTG TTTGCAGCAAATCTAAAACAAAGAAATGTGTCATCAATGGCCTGGATGCGTACACAAATTATGCCTGCTCTATACAGCCAGTAAAGTACAAGGAGACAACCATCAACATACCTAAAAAAGTACTACCATCAATCCAGACTGCTACTGGAG TGCCTGATATGGTGGACGACCCGAATGTAACTTGGACTCAGAATAATGCTTTTATCATTAAATGTACGCCATTACAGCCAAATAAGTGGAGGGGAAAGGAAAGGTTGTACATTGCAACAATCACTGGGTCTGGTCTTCCTAAGACACAAAAACATAAAAATTGCAGTTTTACATTTGAGGACCTCAGTTATTTAACAGACTATACAGTTCAG ATCTTTACACACAATGGGAAACATCAGAGTAAACCAAGAGAAAAACACATTGTTACTCGCT ACAATGACAAAGCTGTGATTGGGTTCCTTGTGTTCCTCATCGTCCTGATGTCTCTGGCTCTCTTCTGCAAGATCATCCTGCAGCGTAAGAAGTCCAA
- the LOC115158786 gene encoding receptor-type tyrosine-protein phosphatase C-like isoform X3: MAGLYGLKILLLCTGLIELAICDVETSSTGSTAEIPPQATVAITNKPPSIPTTTLNSQTASNSATPPPIKDQDKSSISTPSPTQPTKNVNDSTGPLLPNTTTITTTTTTTLSPPLSLLTPTSNIITLNQTQAFPTNTSTSQTQALPTNNSTSPSPSLPTNNSTSPSPSLPTSTPPIHKQTSPASTLTSTTAIPTGSQTKPTPPKCTYTVKPVKYGFQIDLIPSTNDTYNISYQDETRQTPVWRQLVNPTREVKSLKPCSIYTLMEIQPACELEGNRTLTTWKLEEDDIVEDIDCIPGSICYLSDWDISEAIPMSVEKSQMRSHTCRNRSNKLCFELRPDDFCSEVNRNFAPETCANFTKTKLIPVESFLHAQKIVLVPPERLPAEIKWENEPMKCNGTLAINYTCKEQKNNILKTSELEPFTNYTCTGRINHANRTIENTTSFRIECDVVIKAKKESTNISISLEWEISSVKCRPSDLQHLTYNCCCENSTSNKPVCSKSKTKKCVINGLDAYTNYACSIQPVKYKETTINIPKKVLPSIQTATGVPDMVDDPNVTWTQNNAFIIKCTPLQPNKWRGKERLYIATITGSGLPKTQKHKNCSFTFEDLSYLTDYTVQIFTHNGKHQSKPREKHIVTRYNDKAVIGFLVFLIVLMSLALFCKIILQRKKSNASLSPHSPPKYCCCLR; encoded by the exons ATGGCAGGTCTCTATGGACTGAAGATCCTGCTGCTGTGTACTGGGCTCATAGAGCTGGCCATAT GTGACGTGGAAACAAGTTCCACAG GCTCCACAGCAGAAATACCCCCACAAGCAACAGTAGCCATCACCAACAAACCCCCAAGCATTCCCACCACAACTTTAAACTCTCAGACAGCATCCAACTCAGCCACTCCTCCACCCATAAAGGACCAAG ACAAAAGCAGCATCTCCACTCCTTCACCCACACAACCCACCAAGAATGTAAACGACTCCACAG GCCCTTTACTTccaaacaccaccaccatcaccacgaCGACCACTACCACCCTCTCACCTCCACTCAGTTTGCTTACCCCCACCTCAAACATCATCACCCTCAACCAAACCCAGGCCTTTCCTACAAACACCTCCACCTCTCAAACCCAGGCTTTGCCTACAAACaactccacctctccatctccatctttgCCTACAAACaactccacctctccatctccatctttgCCTACAAGCACTCCACCCATCCACAAACAAACCTCACCTGCAAGCACCCTGACTTCCACTACAGCTATCCCCACAG GCAGCCAGACTAAACCAACACCACCAAAGT GTACATACACGGTCAAGCCTGTTAAATATGGCTTTCAGATTGATTTAATCCCCTCAACCAACGACACATACAACATATCGTACCAGGATGAAACACGACAAACCCCTGTTTGGCGTCAACTGGTGAACCCCACTAGAGAGGTGAAGTCATTGAAGCCTTGCAGTATCTACACATTGATGGAGATTCAGCCTGCATGTGAACTCGAAGGAAACAGAACTCTGACCACTTGGAAATTGG AAGAAGACGACATTGTGGAAGACATTGACTGCATACCAGGGTCTATTTGCTATTTGAGTGACTGGGATATCAGTGAAGCAATTCCGATGAGCGTTGAGAAATCCCAAATGAGATCCCACACATGCAGAAACAGGTCCAATAAGCTATGTTTTGAGCTAAGACCGGACGACTTCTGCTCAGAAGTCAATAGAAACTTTGCTCCAGAGACGTGTGCCAACTTTACCAAAACAAAACTCATCCCCGTCG AAAGTTTCCTACATGCCCAAAAAATTGTCCTGGTACCGCCTGAACGACTTCCTGCAGAAATAAAGTGGGAAAATGAGCCAATGAAATGTAATGGGACTCTAGCCATTAATTACACCTGCAAGG AACAAAAgaacaacattttgaaaacatCTGAGTTGGAACCCTTCACAAACTACACTTGTACCGGGCGTATTAACCACGCCAATAGAACAATTGAAAATACCACTTCATTTAGGATTGAGTGTG ATGTGGTCATAAAAGCTAAGAAGGAATCCACAAATATCTCCATCAGTCTGGAATGGGAGATATCCTCTGTTAAGTGCCGACCCTCTGACCTTCAGCACCTCACATACAACTGCTGCTGTGAAAATAGTACAAGTAATAAACCTG TTTGCAGCAAATCTAAAACAAAGAAATGTGTCATCAATGGCCTGGATGCGTACACAAATTATGCCTGCTCTATACAGCCAGTAAAGTACAAGGAGACAACCATCAACATACCTAAAAAAGTACTACCATCAATCCAGACTGCTACTGGAG TGCCTGATATGGTGGACGACCCGAATGTAACTTGGACTCAGAATAATGCTTTTATCATTAAATGTACGCCATTACAGCCAAATAAGTGGAGGGGAAAGGAAAGGTTGTACATTGCAACAATCACTGGGTCTGGTCTTCCTAAGACACAAAAACATAAAAATTGCAGTTTTACATTTGAGGACCTCAGTTATTTAACAGACTATACAGTTCAG ATCTTTACACACAATGGGAAACATCAGAGTAAACCAAGAGAAAAACACATTGTTACTCGCT ACAATGACAAAGCTGTGATTGGGTTCCTTGTGTTCCTCATCGTCCTGATGTCTCTGGCTCTCTTCTGCAAGATCATCCTGCAGCGTAAGAAGTCCAA